Proteins found in one Zea mays cultivar B73 chromosome 1, Zm-B73-REFERENCE-NAM-5.0, whole genome shotgun sequence genomic segment:
- the LOC100284329 gene encoding uncharacterized isoform X1 — translation MADLRPPEPGTNGSSAGVVAALPAVEAVAAAETAMAATGGPQPPAPPYSKRRRRPSVRLGDIDAPPPRRNHKPPSSSHPRPPRRAHPDDLDPHAHSRRGSKPPAQRRPRTAWIPAAPASAGPAEGYDDDEERYYDDEDQSDSAAAAAARARVSGSRDASGDESDGVADWGLPNGRLPSATGYGGVKAWLDGLGLSRYAPVFEIHEVDDEVLPMLTLEDLKDMGIGAVGSRRKMYAAILKLRSDNAS, via the coding sequence atGGCCGATCTCCGCCCGCCGGAGCCGGGCACGAACGGCTCCAGCGCCGGCGTGGTCGCCGCGCTGCCGGCCGTGGAGGCCGTAGCGGCCGCAGAGACCGCCATGGCCGCCACGGGCGGACCACAGCCGCCCGCGCCGCCCTACTCCAAGCGACGCCGCCGCCCCAGCGTCCGCCTCGGGGACATCGACGCTCCGCCCCCGCGCCGCAACCACAAGCCGCCGTCCTCGTCGCACCCGCGCCCGCCGCGCCGCGCGCACCCGGACGACCTCGACCCGCACGCGCACAGCCGCCGGGGGTCCAAGCCGCCGGCGCAGCGCCGCCCGCGGACCGCCTGGATTCCCGCCGCGCCCGCTTCGGCGGGGCCCGCCGAGGGCTACGACGACGACGAGGAGCGCTACTACGACGACGAGGACCAGTCCGACtccgcggccgccgccgccgcgaggGCTAGGGTTTCGGGCAGCCGCGACGCCAGCGGCGACGAGTCGGACGGGGTGGCGGACTGGGGCCTCCCCAACGGTCGCCTTCCCTCCGCGACGGGGTATGGCGGCGTCAAGGCCTGGCTCGATGGGTTGGGGCTTTCTCGGTACGCGCCCGTCTTTGAGATCCATGAGGTGGACGACGAGGTGCTCCCCATGCTCACGCTGGAGGACCTCAAGGACATGGGCATTGGGGCTGTTGGCTCCAGGAGGAAGATGTACGCCGCCATCCTCAAGCTCCGGAGCGACAACGCGTCCTGA